One window from the genome of Cyclobacterium amurskyense encodes:
- a CDS encoding CopD family protein, with the protein MAFEYVKALHIIFIVTWFAGLFYIVRLFIYQTEALDRPEAERIILKPQLDLMANRLWYIITWPSAILTLIFGTWVLFYRPGYLSMPFMHAKLTFVLLLYIYHFRCHYIFKSLQNGKAVWSSTKLRLWNEIATLLLFAIVFLIVLKSLINMVWGITGLILLGIALMLATKWYKKMRERN; encoded by the coding sequence ATGGCCTTCGAATACGTTAAAGCTTTACACATTATTTTTATTGTAACCTGGTTTGCTGGGTTATTTTATATAGTCAGGCTTTTTATCTACCAAACAGAAGCCTTGGATAGACCTGAAGCTGAGCGAATAATATTAAAACCCCAATTGGATTTAATGGCAAATAGGCTTTGGTACATCATTACCTGGCCATCGGCGATTTTGACGCTAATCTTCGGGACATGGGTGTTGTTTTACCGACCTGGATACTTGTCCATGCCATTTATGCATGCAAAACTAACTTTTGTTTTATTGCTTTATATCTATCATTTTCGTTGCCACTATATCTTCAAATCACTGCAGAATGGGAAAGCAGTTTGGTCCAGCACCAAACTTAGACTTTGGAATGAAATAGCAACCTTATTACTATTTGCAATAGTATTTTTAATCGTCCTCAAAAGTTTAATCAATATGGTTTGGGGAATTACAGGATTAATCCTTTTGGGCATCGCCCTAATGCTTGCAACGAAATGGTATAAAAAAATGCGTGAAAGGAACTAA
- a CDS encoding ABC transporter ATP-binding protein, protein MIIVKEIQFSYENQPKIDVPDLGLNRGDELLVLGKSGSGKTTLLNIIGGLQAPNKGEVWIDGVSLYELKGNDLDKFRGSNIGIVFQKPHLLGPLTVSENICLPHFFANKPTANKLDYYLKELGIQDKKDARIQTLSEGEAQRVSIARAMVNEPKVILADEPTASLDDDNARMVVNLLKNQARKLQATLIIVTHDYRIKDQIDRSISIKSGSL, encoded by the coding sequence ATGATTATTGTTAAGGAGATTCAGTTTTCTTACGAAAATCAACCAAAAATTGATGTTCCTGACCTTGGATTAAATAGAGGTGATGAATTATTGGTTTTAGGGAAATCAGGGTCAGGAAAAACAACCCTTCTAAATATAATTGGGGGCTTGCAGGCACCGAACAAAGGGGAGGTTTGGATTGATGGAGTATCACTATATGAACTGAAAGGGAATGATTTAGATAAGTTTAGGGGGAGTAATATTGGTATAGTATTTCAAAAACCTCACCTTCTTGGTCCATTGACGGTGTCTGAAAACATCTGTCTCCCGCATTTTTTCGCCAATAAACCAACAGCAAATAAACTTGACTATTACCTGAAAGAGCTGGGGATTCAAGATAAGAAGGATGCCCGCATTCAAACTTTGAGTGAAGGAGAAGCCCAAAGGGTTTCTATTGCTCGGGCAATGGTAAATGAGCCTAAAGTTATTTTGGCCGATGAACCTACAGCTAGCTTGGATGATGACAATGCCAGGATGGTTGTAAATCTTCTTAAAAACCAAGCAAGAAAGCTTCAGGCAACCCTGATAATAGTTACCCATGATTATCGAATAAAAGATCAGATTGATAGAAGTATATCCATAAAATCAGGAAGCTTATGA
- a CDS encoding ABC transporter permease, with protein MNIFKLSWKYLMDKPLSTGLNILLLALGLSIITVLLLIEEQFENKMNKDASGIDLVIGAKGSPLQLVLSSVYHIDFPTGNIPLDEAKSVSRNRLIKKAIPMGLGDNFGGFRIVGSNHDYLELYDVSFNSGNAWNKPFEVVLGSRVAKEKGLKVGDTFVGSHGIASASHEHDEQAYLVVGVLAPSYNVIDQLILTSIESIWYSHDEDFGKKKLEQEVEKTGFPKTDQARELTTVLISYRNPIAAVQLPRLINSRSSLQAASPSFEISRLFELLGIGIALVQGLALVIILIAGLGIFIALYSSLKQRNYDLAVMRVIGASKGQLFLLILLEGILLTFIGALAGLFLGHLFLYLLVMVNEQGIISDFKTFVFIKKEWWVLAYALSVGVLASIIPAWNAYRTQIAGQLTK; from the coding sequence ATGAATATATTTAAATTGAGCTGGAAGTACTTAATGGATAAACCTTTGAGTACAGGTCTAAATATACTTCTTCTCGCTTTGGGCTTGTCCATTATAACTGTTCTTTTGCTTATTGAAGAGCAGTTTGAGAATAAAATGAACAAGGATGCCTCAGGGATTGATCTTGTCATTGGGGCCAAGGGAAGTCCTCTACAGTTGGTGCTTTCCTCTGTTTATCATATCGATTTCCCAACAGGGAATATCCCTCTAGATGAAGCAAAGTCTGTTTCCAGAAACCGTTTAATAAAGAAAGCCATACCTATGGGGCTTGGGGATAATTTTGGTGGATTTAGAATTGTTGGTTCTAACCACGATTACCTTGAGCTTTACGATGTTAGTTTTAATTCAGGAAATGCCTGGAACAAACCATTTGAGGTAGTTTTGGGAAGTCGAGTGGCAAAGGAGAAAGGTCTAAAGGTAGGAGATACTTTTGTAGGCTCCCATGGAATAGCCTCTGCAAGTCATGAACATGATGAACAAGCATATCTTGTAGTGGGCGTTTTAGCTCCTTCTTATAATGTGATCGATCAACTCATATTAACCAGTATAGAATCCATTTGGTATTCCCATGACGAAGATTTTGGCAAAAAAAAGCTGGAGCAGGAGGTTGAAAAAACAGGGTTTCCGAAAACCGATCAAGCAAGAGAATTGACCACTGTGCTAATTTCTTACCGAAATCCAATAGCAGCTGTCCAACTTCCCAGACTTATTAATAGTAGAAGCTCATTGCAAGCGGCATCTCCTTCTTTTGAGATTTCGAGACTTTTCGAATTGTTAGGAATAGGCATTGCTTTGGTTCAGGGCTTGGCACTTGTTATTATATTGATAGCTGGCTTGGGCATATTTATTGCCTTATACAGTTCACTTAAACAAAGGAATTACGATTTGGCTGTGATGCGTGTAATTGGTGCTTCCAAGGGCCAATTGTTTTTGTTAATTCTGCTAGAAGGAATCCTACTTACCTTTATAGGCGCATTAGCAGGATTATTTCTCGGACACCTTTTTCTCTATTTATTGGTTATGGTAAATGAACAAGGAATAATTTCAGATTTTAAGACTTTTGTATTTATAAAGAAAGAATGGTGGGTATTGGCCTATGCTTTGTCGGTGGGAGTTTTGGCTTCCATCATTCCTGCATGGAATGCATATAGGACACAAATCGCTGGACAATTGACCAAATAA
- a CDS encoding SCO family protein, with product MLRFIYLGPLFLCVLFFNSCQTSSNNDVLPILGNRHVEEVIIDNKTVKDTIYHTIADFSFTNQEGKQITNADVKGKVYVADFFFTSCPTICPVMKKQMLRVFEAYKDDPNFMILSHTIDPEYDTQTLLKDYSMRLGIENANTWNFLTGDQEKIFEIGQTSYLTTAMNDKNEPGGFLHSGAFVLIDQFGRIRGVYDGTKENQVNLLIKDIPKLLNENNESSNR from the coding sequence ATGCTTCGATTCATTTATTTAGGTCCTCTATTTCTATGTGTTTTATTCTTCAACTCCTGCCAAACAAGCTCAAATAACGATGTATTACCTATCTTGGGCAATAGGCATGTAGAGGAGGTAATTATTGATAACAAAACAGTAAAGGATACCATCTATCATACGATTGCAGATTTTAGTTTTACCAATCAAGAGGGTAAACAAATAACCAATGCTGATGTCAAAGGAAAAGTCTATGTTGCCGATTTTTTTTTCACTAGCTGCCCTACTATCTGCCCAGTGATGAAGAAACAAATGTTGAGGGTTTTTGAAGCCTATAAAGATGATCCAAACTTTATGATTTTAAGTCATACCATAGACCCAGAGTATGACACCCAAACTCTTTTAAAAGATTACTCCATGAGGCTTGGCATTGAGAATGCAAATACTTGGAATTTTCTGACTGGTGATCAAGAAAAAATCTTTGAAATTGGTCAAACAAGTTACCTTACTACAGCCATGAATGATAAAAATGAGCCTGGTGGATTCTTGCACTCAGGGGCATTTGTACTGATTGATCAATTTGGAAGAATTAGAGGGGTTTATGACGGAACAAAAGAAAATCAGGTAAACTTACTCATCAAAGACATCCCCAAATTACTCAACGAGAACAATGAGAGCAGCAATAGGTAG
- a CDS encoding c-type cytochrome: protein MRAAIGSLLLILFTSCQSTDSNSQNGIDKINDLKTKQYAIQGQQLYLQHCSNCHQEDGTGLNRLIPPLSKADYMITDVGRSLYIIRNGLKGSIMVNDIEYNQPMPGNSNLTPLEIAQIGTYIYNVWGNEHGLITPEEVNKALAQEPKL from the coding sequence ATGAGAGCAGCAATAGGTAGTTTATTATTAATACTTTTCACTAGCTGTCAAAGTACTGATTCTAATAGTCAAAACGGTATTGATAAAATTAATGACCTAAAAACAAAGCAATATGCTATTCAAGGTCAACAACTCTATTTGCAACATTGTAGTAATTGCCATCAAGAAGATGGAACAGGGTTAAACAGGCTCATCCCCCCATTAAGCAAGGCTGACTATATGATTACTGATGTAGGCAGAAGCCTTTATATCATCCGAAATGGTCTTAAGGGAAGCATTATGGTGAATGATATTGAATACAATCAGCCAATGCCAGGAAATAGTAATTTGACACCTTTGGAAATTGCCCAAATTGGCACTTATATTTATAATGTATGGGGAAATGAACATGGGCTTATTACTCCCGAAGAAGTAAATAAAGCCCTTGCTCAAGAACCAAAATTATAA